From a single Osmerus mordax isolate fOsmMor3 chromosome 6, fOsmMor3.pri, whole genome shotgun sequence genomic region:
- the clec3ba gene encoding tetranectin isoform X1 has protein sequence MMNNRVVRVLCLLLLAHSAFQQTSENTSSSREKNEKRDASNAAIEELKKQIEDIVLELNLLKEQQALQTVCLKGTKVIGKCFLADPVKKTHHAASDDCIAKGGTLSAPLSGEENDQLSDYVRRSIGPNQHVWLGVNDMVTEGDWVDQSGSALRFKNWETEITLQPDGGRGQDCAILSVSANGKWFDESCRGERASVCEFNIV, from the exons ATGATGAACAACAGAGTCGTGCGCGTGTTGTGCCTTCTTCTTCTGGCACATTCTGCCTTCCAGCAAACCAGCGAAAACACGTCCAGCTCGAGGGAGAAGAACGAAAAGAGAG ACGCCAGCAATGCTGCCATCGAGGAGCTAAAGAAGCAGATAGAAGACATTGTCCTCGAACTGAACCTGCTGAAAGAACAGCAAGCTTTACAAACAG TTTGCCTGAAAGGCACCAAGGTCATTGGTAAGTGTTTCCTGGCAGATCCAGTGAAGAAGACGCACCACGCCGCTAGCGATGACTGCATCGCTAAGGGCGGGACCCTGAGTGCCCCGCTGAGCGGCGAGGAGAACGACCAGCTGAGCGACTACGTCCGCCGCAGCATCGGCCCCAACCAGCACGTCTGGCTGGGAGTCAACGACATGGTGACGGAGGGCGACTGGGTGGACCAGTCTGGCAGCGCGCTGCGCTTCAAGAACTGGGAGACGGAGATCACCCTGCAGCCGGACGGGGGCCGTGGCCAGGACTGCGCCATCCTCTCCGTCTCCGCCAACGGGAAGTGGTTTGACGAGAGCTGCCGCGGCGAGAGGGCCTCTGTCTGCGAGTTCAACATCGTCTAG
- the clec3ba gene encoding tetranectin isoform X2: MMNNRVVRVLCLLLLAHSAFQQTSENTSSSREKNEKRDASNAAIEELKKQIEDIVLELNLLKEQQALQTDPVKKTHHAASDDCIAKGGTLSAPLSGEENDQLSDYVRRSIGPNQHVWLGVNDMVTEGDWVDQSGSALRFKNWETEITLQPDGGRGQDCAILSVSANGKWFDESCRGERASVCEFNIV; encoded by the exons ATGATGAACAACAGAGTCGTGCGCGTGTTGTGCCTTCTTCTTCTGGCACATTCTGCCTTCCAGCAAACCAGCGAAAACACGTCCAGCTCGAGGGAGAAGAACGAAAAGAGAG ACGCCAGCAATGCTGCCATCGAGGAGCTAAAGAAGCAGATAGAAGACATTGTCCTCGAACTGAACCTGCTGAAAGAACAGCAAGCTTTACAAACAG ATCCAGTGAAGAAGACGCACCACGCCGCTAGCGATGACTGCATCGCTAAGGGCGGGACCCTGAGTGCCCCGCTGAGCGGCGAGGAGAACGACCAGCTGAGCGACTACGTCCGCCGCAGCATCGGCCCCAACCAGCACGTCTGGCTGGGAGTCAACGACATGGTGACGGAGGGCGACTGGGTGGACCAGTCTGGCAGCGCGCTGCGCTTCAAGAACTGGGAGACGGAGATCACCCTGCAGCCGGACGGGGGCCGTGGCCAGGACTGCGCCATCCTCTCCGTCTCCGCCAACGGGAAGTGGTTTGACGAGAGCTGCCGCGGCGAGAGGGCCTCTGTCTGCGAGTTCAACATCGTCTAG